Proteins encoded together in one Mastacembelus armatus chromosome 15, fMasArm1.2, whole genome shotgun sequence window:
- the oprm1 gene encoding mu-type opioid receptor isoform X2 — protein sequence MKTATNIYIFNLALADALVTSTLPFQSVNYLMGTWPFGDMLCKMVMSIDYYNMFTSIFTLTTMSIDRYVAVCHPVKALDFRTPHNAKIVNVCNWILSSAIGLPVMFMASTTVTSCSVVDCKLIFPHPSWYWDTLLKICVFIFAFIMPVLIITVCYGLMILRLKSVRMLSGSQEKYRNLRRITCMVLVVVAVFIVCWTPIHIFVIITALINIPSSTLQTITWHFCIALGYTNSSLNPVLYGYLDENFKRCFREFCSPGPSVLEMQNSSRTGVISRKLQQREHNTANTGERSNQQV from the exons ATGAAGACTGCTACAAATATCTACATCTTCAACTTGGCGCTGGCCGATGCCTTAGTCACCAGTACGCTACCGTTCCAGAGTGTCAACTACCTGATGGGGACGTGGCCCTTTGGGGACATGTTGTGCAAGATGGTGATGTCCATTGATTACTACAACATGTTCACCTCTATCTTCACGCTCACCACTATGAGCATCGACCGTTATGTTGCTGTGTGCCACCCAGTCAAAGCACTGGACTTCAGGACACCACACAACGCCAAGATCGTCAATGTCTGCAACTGGATTCTCTCCTCAGCCATCGGTTTGCCTGTTATGTTCATGGCCTCCACCACTGTCACTT CCTGCAGCGTTGTCGACTGCAAGCTAATTTTCCCCCACCCCTCCTGGTACTGGGACACCTTACTGAAGATCTGCGTGTTCATCTTTGCCTTCATCATGCCCGTTCTCATCATCACGGTTTGCTATGGCCTCATGATCCTGCGACTCAAGAGTGTGCGCATGCTGTCGGGCTCCCAG gagAAGTACAGGAACCTGCGTCGGATCACCTGCATGGTCCTAGTGGTGGTTGCCGTCTTTATCGTCTGCTGGACGCCCATCCACATCTTTGTCATCATCACAGCTCTGATCAACATCCCCAGCTCCACGCTACAGACTATAACCTGGCACTTCTGCATTGCCCTGGGCTACACCAACAG TAGTCTGAACCCAGTTCTTTATGGCTACCTGGATGAGAACTTCAAGCGCTGTTTCCGTGAGTTCTGCAGCCCGGGTCCCTCAGTTTTGGAGATGCAGAACTCGTCCCGGACTGGAGTCATTAGCCGCAAGCTCCAACAGCGTGAACACAATACTGCAAACACAGGAGAAAGGTCCAATCAACAG GTATGA